The following proteins come from a genomic window of Streptomyces sp. NBC_01716:
- a CDS encoding alpha-ketoacid dehydrogenase subunit alpha/beta, whose product MPTYKKLTPTSPWVDVATTKKDWDSADPALLMTMFSQTLLIRTFEEYVLSLASQGLVHGPAHSSIGQEGGAVGSVLTLTGRDYVNGSHRGHHQFLAKTLGYVAPDGIDPRAPLSEALRTVLSRSLSEICGLADGYCRGRGGSMHLRWREAGAMGTNAIVGGGVPQAAGFAWAARHAGTDAVSISYFGDGAVNIGSVLESLNLAGAWQLPVCFFIENNQYAVSTHVDEVTAEPRLSARGLGFNIPSWRVDGMDPLAVHLATGEAVAHMRQGKGPTVVEADVYRYFHQNGPFPGSAFGYRTKEEEQRWRERDPLALVSSHLVRRGILTEEEVTQCTRRARAEMEAVGDELLEPVPGGKPGQRQIKPQLWPDPDFRDVGIRGSLGELEGVRTAELSDFAGATQERKFIDVVAGVMHRRMSEDDRIIVMGEDVHRLKGGTNGATRGLSELFPTRVLGTPISENAFAGLAGGIALEGRYRPVVEFMYADFMWVAADQLFNQIGKARHMFGGESDVPLVLRSKVAMGTGYGSQHSMDPAGILATAAGWRVVAPSSPFDYIGLMNSALRCDDPVVVLEHVDLYGTTGEVPVDDYDYHLPVGKAAVRRTGSDITVLTYLAMTKYVLQAVEGGDVDAEVVDLRWLDRASIDWDTIGASIRKTGNVLIAEQGALGTSYGGWLADEIQRRYFDWLDQPVQRVTGGEASPSISKVLERAAIAQTEEVAAQLKKITGR is encoded by the coding sequence GTGCCCACATACAAAAAGCTCACCCCGACATCCCCCTGGGTGGATGTCGCCACGACCAAGAAGGACTGGGACAGCGCCGATCCCGCTCTGCTGATGACGATGTTCAGCCAGACGCTCCTCATCCGCACCTTCGAGGAGTACGTTCTGTCGCTCGCCTCCCAAGGGCTGGTTCATGGGCCCGCGCACTCCAGCATCGGCCAGGAGGGCGGAGCCGTGGGGTCGGTGCTCACGCTCACCGGCAGGGACTATGTGAACGGGTCCCACCGCGGGCACCACCAGTTCCTGGCCAAGACGCTGGGATATGTGGCGCCCGACGGAATCGACCCCCGGGCGCCCCTGTCCGAGGCGCTGCGCACCGTTCTCTCCCGCAGCCTGTCCGAGATCTGCGGACTGGCCGACGGCTACTGCCGCGGGCGTGGTGGATCGATGCACCTGCGGTGGCGCGAGGCAGGTGCCATGGGGACCAACGCCATCGTGGGCGGCGGCGTCCCGCAGGCCGCGGGATTCGCCTGGGCGGCGCGCCACGCCGGCACGGACGCGGTCTCCATCTCCTACTTCGGAGACGGTGCGGTCAACATCGGATCCGTCCTGGAGAGCCTCAATCTCGCCGGCGCGTGGCAGCTGCCGGTGTGCTTCTTCATCGAGAACAACCAGTACGCGGTCTCGACCCACGTCGACGAGGTCACCGCCGAGCCCCGGCTGTCGGCCCGCGGCCTGGGATTCAACATCCCCAGCTGGCGCGTCGACGGCATGGACCCGCTGGCCGTCCACCTGGCCACCGGCGAAGCGGTGGCCCATATGAGACAGGGCAAGGGCCCCACCGTCGTAGAAGCGGACGTCTACCGCTACTTCCATCAGAACGGCCCCTTCCCCGGCAGCGCCTTCGGTTACCGGACCAAGGAGGAGGAACAGCGGTGGCGGGAACGCGATCCGCTGGCGCTTGTCTCCTCCCATCTCGTACGGCGGGGGATCCTCACCGAAGAGGAGGTGACCCAGTGCACGCGTCGTGCGCGGGCCGAGATGGAGGCTGTCGGCGACGAACTGCTGGAGCCCGTGCCGGGAGGCAAGCCGGGGCAGCGGCAGATCAAGCCTCAGCTGTGGCCGGACCCCGACTTCCGTGACGTCGGGATCCGCGGCAGCCTCGGCGAGTTGGAGGGGGTCCGCACCGCCGAACTCTCCGACTTCGCCGGCGCCACGCAGGAGCGCAAGTTCATCGACGTGGTGGCCGGGGTGATGCACCGGCGCATGTCCGAGGACGACCGCATCATCGTGATGGGCGAGGACGTGCACCGCCTCAAGGGCGGCACGAACGGCGCCACGCGCGGTCTTTCCGAGCTGTTCCCCACTCGTGTCCTCGGCACTCCTATCAGCGAGAACGCCTTCGCCGGCCTCGCGGGCGGAATCGCCCTGGAGGGCCGCTACCGGCCGGTGGTGGAGTTCATGTACGCGGACTTCATGTGGGTCGCGGCGGACCAGCTGTTCAACCAGATCGGCAAGGCACGGCACATGTTCGGGGGCGAGAGCGACGTGCCTCTGGTCCTGCGCAGCAAGGTGGCCATGGGCACCGGCTACGGCTCGCAGCACTCCATGGATCCGGCGGGCATCCTCGCCACCGCGGCCGGCTGGCGCGTCGTCGCGCCGTCCAGCCCCTTCGACTACATCGGCCTCATGAACAGCGCGCTGCGCTGCGACGACCCCGTGGTCGTGCTGGAACACGTCGATCTCTACGGGACCACGGGCGAGGTCCCGGTGGACGACTACGACTACCACCTGCCCGTGGGCAAGGCCGCGGTTCGCCGGACGGGGTCGGACATCACCGTGCTGACCTACCTGGCGATGACCAAGTACGTCCTTCAGGCCGTGGAAGGCGGTGACGTGGACGCCGAGGTGGTCGACCTGCGCTGGCTGGACCGGGCCAGCATCGACTGGGACACCATCGGCGCGAGCATCCGCAAGACCGGCAACGTCCTGATCGCCGAGCAGGGAGCCCTCGGCACCTCGTACGGAGGCTGGCTGGCGGACGAGATCCAGCGCCGCTACTTCGACTGGCTGGACCAGCCCGTTCAGCGGGTGACCGGAGGCGAGGCATCCCCGAGCATCAGCAAGGTCCTCGAACGGGCGGCCATCGCGCAGACCGAAGAAGTCGCCGCACAGCTCAAGAAGATCACCGGTCGCTGA
- a CDS encoding dihydrolipoamide acetyltransferase family protein codes for MADLLRMPEVAAGSTAAVLSGWPVAEGASFSAGDSLVVVETDKAEVDVPATSDGSLLKTLVPAGTEVEVGSPIAVITMPGEEVRDLETLFVSLGIAQPAEFTEAVRRDVPDPASTPPTSEPPTSEPPMSAMPARVPHQTQGRIFASPLARRLAREAGIAIESITGTGPGGRIVRDDITRAVAATPDPAPAAPRTSETVPLPAQRTPAPEAVPPYETIPHSRIRRAIATRLTESKQNAPHFYLKGQIRVGELLSLRRQLNAAGDVKISVNDLLIKAVAKAHVQVPEMNVIWTDDAVHRFDAVDISVAIATESGLVTPVLRNVGGLSLSAISTQVRAFGEQARGGTLRQRDLEGGSITISNLGMYGAEEFSAIINPPQAAILAVGTTTRAPVVADDGSLQAADLMTLTLSVDHRPADGTLAARWFSALREHIETPLRLLT; via the coding sequence ATGGCTGACCTGCTCCGCATGCCGGAGGTCGCGGCTGGTTCGACGGCGGCGGTCCTGTCCGGCTGGCCCGTCGCCGAGGGCGCTTCGTTCAGCGCGGGCGACTCACTCGTGGTCGTCGAGACCGACAAGGCCGAGGTGGACGTACCGGCCACGTCGGACGGCAGTCTGCTCAAGACCCTCGTACCCGCCGGCACCGAGGTGGAAGTCGGCAGCCCCATCGCGGTGATCACCATGCCGGGTGAGGAGGTGAGGGATCTCGAAACCCTTTTCGTCAGCCTCGGCATCGCGCAACCCGCGGAGTTCACGGAGGCCGTGCGCCGGGACGTTCCCGACCCGGCCTCGACGCCGCCGACGTCCGAACCGCCCACGTCCGAACCGCCGATGTCCGCCATGCCCGCGCGCGTCCCCCACCAGACCCAGGGCCGGATCTTCGCCAGCCCTCTGGCCCGCCGCCTGGCCCGCGAGGCCGGCATCGCCATCGAGTCGATCACCGGCACGGGACCGGGCGGCCGCATCGTCCGCGACGACATCACCCGCGCCGTCGCCGCGACGCCGGATCCGGCGCCCGCGGCACCACGCACGTCCGAGACCGTGCCGCTCCCCGCACAGCGGACGCCGGCACCCGAAGCCGTCCCGCCGTACGAGACGATCCCGCACTCCCGGATACGCCGCGCCATCGCCACCCGGCTCACCGAGAGCAAACAGAACGCTCCTCACTTCTACCTCAAGGGGCAGATCCGCGTAGGTGAGCTCCTGTCTCTGCGCCGGCAGCTCAACGCGGCGGGCGACGTGAAGATCTCCGTCAACGACCTGCTCATCAAGGCCGTTGCCAAGGCTCACGTCCAGGTTCCCGAGATGAACGTCATCTGGACCGACGACGCGGTACACCGCTTCGATGCCGTCGACATCTCGGTGGCCATCGCGACCGAGTCGGGCCTGGTCACCCCCGTGCTGCGGAACGTCGGCGGCCTCTCCCTGTCGGCCATCTCCACCCAGGTCCGCGCCTTCGGCGAGCAGGCCCGCGGCGGCACTCTGCGCCAGAGAGACCTCGAAGGGGGCTCGATCACCATCAGCAACCTGGGGATGTACGGAGCCGAGGAGTTCAGCGCGATCATCAACCCGCCCCAGGCCGCCATCCTCGCGGTGGGGACAACGACGCGCGCTCCGGTCGTCGCGGACGACGGAAGTCTCCAGGCGGCGGACCTGATGACTCTGACCCTGTCGGTCGATCACCGTCCGGCGGACGGCACCTTGGCGGCCCGCTGGTTCTCCGCGCTGCGGGAGCACATCGAGACGCCGCTACGGCTGCTGACCTGA